The following DNA comes from Triticum aestivum cultivar Chinese Spring chromosome 3D, IWGSC CS RefSeq v2.1, whole genome shotgun sequence.
cagtagtgacctccacgtcacgaagcttggccgccctcatggcgcaccgctgctgaATGTCGTCCACTTCCGGATGGTCCTGGAGACGGCTACTCAACCGTCGCCCCTCAGAGACCGGATCCGGAATACCACCGAACGCAATCACCTCCTCCCGAATAGCTCTACTCGAGTGAACCAAGCCGGGGGAGGGTGGAACCTGGACCTCCTGCCCAAGCTCCCCATCCACCCTGGCCCAACAGCCAGCCGGAGGCACCGGTGGGCAGGCCCCCCTGGGCGCCCCGAGAGAAGAGGaccccgaggccacctgccccgagccctcTCCGGAAAGAAACGCCGGCCCGGCGATAGGGGAGGTAGGTGCCGGGGCTAGCAGCCTCGGCCCCCCTCCCGAAGAGTCAATCTCCACCGTCGGGAACTCGACCTCGGCAAGCCCCGATGAGggcgccgaggccacctgccccaagCCCCCATCAGCAGATGATGCCGCCAGCTGCAACTGTGGTATCGCGACCGTAGGGGAGGGATCCGAAATCACCATCTCCGGACCTATTATGATATTAATATAGGACACGAATTATACCATGAAAAAAATATCAAAACGCCGTGTCGTCATCACAAGCTGATAACTGTCGCTTAGAGATGCGAAAGGTGGGCTTTCAGGCGTGGAAGAACATGGCATGATTAATTTAACGTATCGCTAATCTTCGATGGGAAGCTGCCGTGAAGTTTGTCGCAAGGGAAACACACGCACCAGGACGAATTATATAGCTGGCGGCATGGAGGGGAGGAGCTTGAGTGCTAGATAGACATACGTCCCAGCGAAAATTCAGGCGGGCATGGAGGGGAGGAGCGACGCCGCCGCGAAGTCGTCGGAGCCGGTGAGGCTCATCGGCTGCTTCGGCAGCCCGGTCGTCCACCGCGCCGAGCTGGCCCTGCGCCTCAAGGGCGTCCCCTACGAGCTCGTCGAGGAGGACCTCAACAACAAGAGCGACCTGCTGCTCACGCACAACCCCGTCCACAAGACGGTTCCCGTGCTCCTCCACGGCGACCTCTCCATCCCGGAGTCGCTCGTCATCGTCGAGTACGTCGACGACGCCTTCTCCGGCCCGCCGCTCCTTCCCGTCGAACCCCTCGCCCGCGCCAACGCCCGCTTCTGGGCAAGATTCCTCGAAGAGGAGGTATAACAACCGCAGTAATTCAATTCAGTGTTCAACACTCGACGACTCTGCTATATGTTTGCGCGCGCAGTTCAAGAAGCCTTTGTGGATTGCGCTGTGGACGGACGGCGAGccgcaggcgacggcggcgagggagACGAAGGCGAACCTGACGCTGCTGGAGGCGCAGCTGCCGGAGGGGAAGAGGTTCTTCGGCGGCGACGCCATCGGCTTCCTCGACATCGCCGTCGGCGGGGCGCTCGCGCACTGGATGGGGGTGGTGGAGGAGATGGCCGGCGTGCGGCTGCTCACCGAAGAGGACCACCCGGCGCTGTGCCGCTGGGCGAGGGCGTACAGGGCCGACGAGACCGTGCGGCAGTGCCTCCCGGACAGGGACCGCGTGCTCGCCGCCTTGGCGGACAGGAAGAACCTCTATGTCTCCATTGCCAAGGCCATGGCTGCACAGAAGTAGCACATTTCACGACGAGGAAGGGGATACAAAGTCAATGCTTCTGGACTTGTATGCATCTCGATGGATGCATGTGGAAAGAGCATCCGATGCAATAAAAAaggggagtacctagaactcatctagatgagacgtaatttggtctcattcacctgaaAAACAAGAATGGATACAACCCatatcagcacacacgcatcttatagcaccaCATCCAATGgttataaaaggtgaatgagaccaaattaaatctcatctagatgagttctagcaaaactgataAAAAAGAGCAATTTGTCGTCTGTCTTCGGCCGTTGTGGGGTATCCATGGTAGAGTTAGCCATggttgtttttttttttgaggggattaGCCATGGTTGTTAACCAGCATAATCTAATCGCATTGATGTACTTAAGCCAAACATATATTATTTGGTTTGTATCAATCAAGATGTATCCCGAGTTCTAGCTGGTGGGGTCTGAGGGCATTCCCCATTGtcgattttttattttattttgagatCAAAGACCAAAAAGAGTGATTACACACCCAGGCTACAACCACCATGTAGCATTTCCCTGAATTCACTAGGGGTGTCCGCACGAAAGAAGAAGTCGCCTGAACTTCTAGATTGTCCGATTTGGGATTTGAAGTGCTTCAAAATCTCCTTGAGATCACAGATAACAGGGAACAGTTTGGAAGTGTTGGTTGTTTCAGAGTTTAGGGCCTCAACCAATGGTAGACAGTCCAATTCAGAAAATATTGCGCCATCAAACAGTTTCGACAGTTCATTCAGACCAACAAGAACTACAGTTCCTTCGGCTTCCTCTGCGCTTTTACAAATACTAGTTTGGACGCCCATTGAGAAGAACGGCAGACCTCCACTGTTCTTGACTATCGCACCCTTCGTGCTAGACCCCGAGTCTGCAAGTAAGGAAGCATATGTGTTCATTTTAACCAACTCTACttttttttcaaatacacgttatatatttttattttaatacatgtttttgaatacttggtcaacatttttccaaatacacaagtctacatttttcatatacaccaGGCACATTTTCTAGTACACGTTTAAATTGTTTcaaatacatgatcaatattttttgaAATATAAGTTTGATGCCTATTTTATTTTCCATACCCATTATACAGTTTTGGAATACATATAAACATTTGTATATACATTTAAAAAAAAGTCACATACATGGTTAACAGTGTCCAAACATATATTTTGATGTCAACTTTCTTTCATACACGTTACATATTTTTCGTATATAGTAAAGAAACATACATGTTTAACATATTCCAAATGCACGATTAATATTTTTCAGAAATTTACGTAAATGGATTGTTGTATTATATATTTAGACTATTTTCAAATataaataaaatttaaaaataaataagaaaagaaaacaggaaaaaacGATCGCTTAATGCCCCCCGCGCTGGGCCGGACCAATAGCGCAAGCGCTTGAGGCAAGCGGTCCTGCCATCTCGCGTCAGGCGAGAGGTATGGACGGTAAACCCTTCCGCAAACGGGCGCACACATCCTCTGCGAAAAAAAACCGGTGGACTTTCTCGAAATTCGTGAACATCTTTTCAAAATTGATCAACTttttctaaatttgtgaacatttttttagccGTGAATTATTTTGCAAAATCGACAAAATATTAGAAAAAATGTGAATTCCTTTTCAAAAAAACATTTCCTTTTTTTAGATAATTTATAATAGGACTGAAACAAGTGTGAAATAGCGTTGTTTTCGGATATAAAACATCAAAGTGACCGCGGTGCAGTGGTTATTGTGCTAAGTGTGGCATGCGAGTTTGAACCCCACATCACGTAAATTAATAGTGTTTATGCTTTTGTTTTCTTGCGCTAATTGTTGATGATTTTTATTTCTTGCTGGATGCGAATAATGCTGGGCCGATCCACTACCACTCACCTCCGAGCGCCAACTAGCCTAGGCGGCGCTGAGGCCGCCAAATGGGAGCTCCTGCTATGAACGTGGCAAGccttgtactcccttcgttccaagcCACCACAACTAGCctagatgacccaattttatactaactttagtacaaagttgggtaatctattttgaaacggagggagtatcacatTACAAAACAGTAAAACGGAACCACCTACAAGCCACCACAGCGTTTTAACATCTTCAGCCATCGGATCAACCATAGGAACGGACAGATCGCTCCATGTCTCACCGAGCGTCGCTTGCCGTTTTCACCTCGCCACAATCCGTTCGCTAGACGCAGTCAGGGCCGCTGCTCCGGAAGGTGAGCTAGCGATCACCTCGTTCGTCGGGCCGATCAGCCGCAAAAAGGGGCCGTATAGGCCCAGCCACGGTCCCTATATAGGCCCACCCGATCACCTCGTTTGTGGTCTTCCTATTTATTTGGGCCTAGGCCGCCTAGGTTCCTCCAAGTGTGAAAATACCATCAGCCTGTACAAGTACAAGTGATGACGAGACACGAGATAAAGAAAGTTCTTTTTTAGGTGCAGAAAAAAAGATAGAAAGAAAGATAGGTATTAATGCTTGCAgttttctctattttttttcttctggatAGCTGTCTCCAAAACTGAATCTTTTGGCAAGAAATTATTGAAACAAGTTTGGTTCTGTGTCACCTACCTATATTAACACCTATATTAACGTACATCAACTCATAAACCTAAACACGTCTGCTAATAGCTATTGATTCTGTATTCCCAACTCAGCTGTTTCTCGACATCTCCACTTCATCTTTTGCTTCAGTAATAGTGGGGAAGTATCTTTCCTTCTATCATGAATAAGGGTGCAAAAACAAACTAAGCATATCTGTTATTATTGCTCTATTCTCACCACCTCGAGTTGTTAGTTTGGGTTAATCAGTTTAATTACATAAACTTGCGTGTATGTAAGAACTTGTCATTACATGCATTTCATGGCCTCAATTCAAAACTATGTATATGCACTCTAAACGTATTGGTGGCACTATCTTTCAAACTGTCAGATGCATGGTCCGCAATGTGTGTTTTCTACCCTAAATTCATTCTCTTCGACTACCAACACTTCATGACTCTGTAATCCAACCTTCAAAATGggtgggcgcggcaacgcgcgccttaAAGTTCTAGTGGTCGCGTGAGTCATATCGCAAATTCCCTTTTCCAGCAATCGACATCCAACACTGAAGCCCTAGAAGGAAGAGAATCTGTACGTCCCGCCGATCCACTCCCATGTCCGCCGCTAGCTCCGTTCCAAACTGGATGATGCTCGATAGTTTCGCCTTCCGCAGGGATGATGACAATGAGTCTTCCCTAGACGAGGACCCCGCCCTCTTCACGATCGAAGGGGACATCTCGCCGGGTGTGGAAGTAGTGGCAGATTGTGAAAATGCGCATGCTCTGAATGGGGTTCTGGGTGGTTCGGGATATCAGAGTCCAGTGTAGCGGACATTCGAACTCCGCGAGAgctagggatggcacccgcagggtttgggtacgggtggagTCACCCCATACCCATACTCGTCCCATTTGAGCTTACCcatcacccgtacccatacccgctAGTGGGTATaattttttcccatacccgtcACCCGACAGGGTAAATGGGTACCCGCAGGAAAAAAACACACATGTTTGAATAACATTAATTTGAGCATCACATAATTATAaacaacaacatacaatcatatttTATAAACAATAACACATAGTAACACAAATACATACTTACAACAACACATCTAAAACAACAACAGATTCTATAAAAATCAACACTTCCTTTTAACCAACTACACATCAAAACATCAACACATAATCATAAATAGTAGCAGATAGTCATAAATTTTAACTTGACAAACTCACGACAAAGTGTACAGGTAATTTGTCCATATTTGTTAGATTTTATAAGGGTACATGGGTATGCGGGTATGGGTTATGTGATCCCATACCCGTACCCGCTCTACCCTATGGGTTTGAGATTTACCTATTTATATACCCCATGGGTAACATTTTGTCTCACGCCTTtatcctaatagggtttttacccacaGGGCAcatgggtaatgggtacccattgccatccctagcgaGAGCTCCTCGATTTGGGGCTGCTCTATGGGATTCGAACATCCAGACCGGTCCGGCCCTATTTAGAAATCCAACTTGGACGGGTGAGAGTGGATAAGAAGCATGAACATAGGAGGCGGCGGACGCACTTTTCACTTCTTTTTATTCCAAGAACATCGGATATGCATCGACATGTATACATAGGCCTGATTTCGGCAGCGTTGACCAGTACGCTACTTGTGTGCAACCATGGCCTTAGCAATGGAAACATACAGATCCTTCCTCGCCGCCAAGGCCGCAAGCACGCGGGCCCTGTCCGGGAGGCACTGCCGCACGGTCTCGTCGGCCCTGTACTCCCTCGCCCAGCGCCACAGCGCTGGGTGGTCCTCCTCGGTGAGCAGCCGCACCCCGGCCATCTCCTCGAACACCCCCATCCAGTGCGCGAGCGCCCCGCCGACGGCGATGTCGAGGAAGCCGATGGCGTCGCCGCCGAAGAACCTCTTCCCCTCCGGCAGCTGCGCCTCCAGCAGCGTCAGCTTCTCCTTGGTCTCCCTCGCCGCCGCAGCCTGCGCCTCGCCGTCTGTCCACAGCGCCATCCACAACGGCTTCTTGCACTGCATGACCATGTAGGAGAGTCATCGAGTGAACAGTGAAAACTGAAAGCTCGGTGCTGAATTACTGCGGTTGCTGTACGCCTGTACCTCCTCGTCCAGAAAGCGGGCCCAGAAGCGGGCGTTGGCGCGGGCGAGGGGGTCGACGGGAAGGAGCGGCTGGCCGGAGAAGACCTCGTCGGCGTACTCGACGATGACGAGCGACTCCGGGATGGAGCGGTCGCCGTGGAGGAGCACGGGGACGGTCTTGTGGACGGGGTTGTGCGTGAGCAGCAGCTCGCTCTTGTTGTTGAGGTCCTCCTCGATGAGCTGGTAGGGGACGCCCTTGAGGCGCAGGGCCAGCTCGGCGCGGTGGACCACCGGGCTGGCGAAGCAGCTGATGAGCCTCACCGGCTCCGACGGCATCGCGGCGGCCTTGCTCCTGCCTTCCATGCCCCGCCGGCCTAATATTTCGCCGGGATGTATATGTGTATCTAGCTCCGGCCGGCCGCCTCGGTCGTCAGTTATATATTTCGTCCTCGTGCGTGTTTCTCTCGCGAGAAACTTCACGGCAGCTTCGCATCGATGATGGAAAGATTAGTGATTAATTTAGTTTTGCCTTGTGCTTCCACGGCGTAAAGGTAGCTCCAAACAATTGTTATTAGCTTGTGATGGCGACACGACGGTTGAATGGTGGGCGTTTTGACGCTTGTGGTGGCCACGTTTTGACGTTTTAAGTTGTTGCCGAAGACAATTTTCTAAAACACGTGATATTTGCAGAAAATATTACAGAAAGAGACACGCTAAGAACACGCGCCCAGAGAGGAGGACGCGGATCGCCCGCGTGCGATCCGCCGGCTCAAGGCAAGTGTTTTCCTAAAAAGAAGGACGCCGATATTCACCACACGTGTGGTATATTTGACATGCGCCGACACATCGTGTGTGGTGTGAAAAGGAGGCAGCCCACATGGGCTATGTGTGGGCAgacattagaattgcccacacgtgtggcgcggctacttcgtgccacacacccaacaagtactactcatctccaccccgcgcgtgtggcacgaagcaaaaatgcccacacgttctggcgcagctacgttaggtaccccgcgggatgacgatttagttgtcatcctggttggcagatgtagttatccgggttggcaagtgtagttgtaaaagcatgacaACTCTATCTATTtgggttaactatagttgccatgtctaatttatggtagttgccgcgtgtaatcaaaccgtagttgccgtgtatgattaactacttgccacatacggtcaaacagtagttgccatgtgtgtttatctatttgccacgtgtggtccaaccatagttgccatgtcttgttaatcacagttgccatgtgtgtttatctggttgccacgtacgcgcaactgcagttgccgtctagcaaagaATTACAGTTCCCATgcgtgtttacctagttgccacgttcgcgtaactgcagttgccatccacgatgtaggagtgtcgtgtgggcgaaaagcagttcgcccacacgcgcatgaactaggtggtggctgtgtgggcagaaactagttcgcccacacagcgcagctggcaaaTAGCGTGGTGTGggcgtgtgggcaaactctccaacgcccacacactagccccgtcctacgtggcacaccaaatccaccttttcgtgtcaagattcgtgcaaaaaacAATGaacgacaatccaggcgtgtgggcgagttggagAACGCCCagacgtgtgggcgttagtgttttcgaaAAAAGAAAGAATCCACGTTGCAACTTTAAATTATCATCAAATTGAAACAATCTATAACTACAAGAACAAATTGCACGCACGGGAAGGCTAAGGCTATAAGgtagcagactaaggcatagcctagtggtgagaaggggttgatgccttcccacccacctaggttcaaggcatggtacttgtaatttgggtttgttgcaccaattttACTgtaggggttcccttacagtctttctataaaAAAAAGCTATAAAGTACGAATGCAGCGATTCGGTGCTCGAGCTCAGCTGCTCCCGAAATCGCTGGCGTTCGTTGATGTTTCGGGATTGCAACAAATCAGACTGGCGCGTCAGAACGGCATCGCCGAATAAAGTGGATACGTCGTGTATACGGCTTGAAACAGTGCGTACGTGTGGGCCATTTGCGTAGCAGGGGACGACCCTCCATCCGCGGTCCTTCCTGATCCGTGGACCAGGACATCAGGCAAAATCTGATCCGTCGTCAGAAGGTTCCCGAAACCTACCCAGGGTCGATCCGCCTATGCTCGTTGCGGCGGCGTGTGCTTGCAACGGTGGTGCGGCAATGGAAGAAGCGAGCTGAAGTTCTTGATGGATCCCGTTGACAGGTGTTTTCCGCCTGCCCGCGGACAGCCTTGAGCATCCATATCCCTCCCTCCTAGCCCTGCTACCATGCCGTAATGCCCAACCTGCTACACCGGCGGGTTCCAATGCCGGGTCTCGGTGCGCGCAACATGGTGGTGGCGGAAGCCCCATATGGATTGAGGGCGAGCAGGGCCGGCAACGGAAGGCTTCTCCAATTCGTCTGCACAAGTCACTGATAGGGTCAACCCCCGAAGCAGCATGTTGGACAAAAAGGTGATCCCTTTATCCCTTCGACGGATTATGATCTTTCAAATGTTGCGAGCTTGCACTGCTCTGTTCATTCTGTATATGGAGCAACGTAAATGCGTGGTCATGTGTGATGTGTGGATGGACAGCAGCAAAAATTAGCTATTTGTGTGTCTATCGCTCAATTTGTGAATTTTCAGATAACTGATAATCGCTCAATGGAAACTTCAGGTTGCACCTGAGGAGTGCACCACCATACATAACCCCCTGTGCATCGAGGATGAGTGTGCTGAAGCAATATATTCACAAGTAAACACAGGAGCCTGCGATAATCAAATCAGCTGGGACTGAGTTTCGACTAGCTAGGTGAGGCCTGCGACTTCTACAATTTATATTCATGGGAGGTTGGGTTCGGGATCAGGTATGGTAAGAAGATTGAACGCTGATAGGACCAAGCCAATGCAGGAAATCGTTTGTGGCTGCTCGGTGCGAACTGTGTTCTTCAGTTATTCTTTCCTTTATTGAGTTATTCAGTTGGCCAACGGATCTGAAGAACTGAATTAGATGCATTGGACGTGACATGTGGTTTTTGGTGTGCAGAGGAAGCCGGAGCTGAGAATAGCAGGTGTTGTATGTGCAAGTGCTCCGTGTTGATACGGCTGTTGCGGGCTTCCGACAATAGTTGGTACATTACTAAGCACTGTAAGAGTCACAACCATTCTATGTCTATGACGATGGGAGAGAAGGTGCACTGTGTCAGGGAGCCGAGCTGGAATTATCAGTGTTGTTTCGAGCCTATACTATGGGAAATTGCATGGTCTTTTCTCTTAGAGTATTTTGCTAATGACAAACAATTTGCTCAACTTCTATTGCCCTACTTTCCTGGAAGTCTAATGGAGGGCTCTGCAATGAAGATGCAATTCTCTGTTGCCAGTGGTGTATGGGAGTCATCACCATGGGATCTTGGCCCATGGGCAG
Coding sequences within:
- the LOC123075642 gene encoding glutathione transferase GST 23; amino-acid sequence: MEGRSDAAAKSSEPVRLIGCFGSPVVHRAELALRLKGVPYELVEEDLNNKSDLLLTHNPVHKTVPVLLHGDLSIPESLVIVEYVDDAFSGPPLLPVEPLARANARFWARFLEEEFKKPLWIALWTDGEPQATAARETKANLTLLEAQLPEGKRFFGGDAIGFLDIAVGGALAHWMGVVEEMAGVRLLTEEDHPALCRWARAYRADETVRQCLPDRDRVLAALADRKNLYVSIAKAMAAQK
- the LOC123075644 gene encoding glutathione transferase GST 23, encoding MEGRSKAAAMPSEPVRLISCFASPVVHRAELALRLKGVPYQLIEEDLNNKSELLLTHNPVHKTVPVLLHGDRSIPESLVIVEYADEVFSGQPLLPVDPLARANARFWARFLDEECKKPLWMALWTDGEAQAAAARETKEKLTLLEAQLPEGKRFFGGDAIGFLDIAVGGALAHWMGVFEEMAGVRLLTEEDHPALWRWAREYRADETVRQCLPDRARVLAALAARKDLYVSIAKAMVAHK